The genomic interval CGATCTGAAGGCCGGCAATGATCTCCCGAAGATCACCCTCATGGAGACGTGCCTGGATGGTTCCGGCGAGAACTGCCCGGTCGCCAGGACGGAGCGCCCGTGCGCGGACAACCCGAACAAGTCCTGCAAGCTGGCGGACATCTTCCACTCCACGCCCGTGACGGTGGAGCCGCCCGCCGAGCCCTTCCTGTGCACCCTGGGCTTGAGCGGCCAGTGCGTGTCCACGCTCTACGAGGACTTCTCCACCTCCATCAGCAACGAGCCGCGGTGCGCGACGGGCAGTCCCAAGCCCTGCTACATGCCCACGCCCATGTCTCCGGATCGCAGCTCGACGCTGAAGTACGGCGCGTATGACGAGTACCGGAAGAACAACGAGAAGCGCGACCGCATCGCGCTGGTGGGCTCCAACGGCGGCATGCTCCACGCCATCCACGTGGGCACGGTCCTCCCCAACAAGGAAAAGAACGGCGCCCTGGACGACATCTACGACATCGGCACCGGCCAGGAGATGTGGGCCTTCATCCCGCCGGACCTGATGCCCAAGCTGGGCCTGCTGGTGAACGGCCACGACTACTTCGTGGACGGCACGCCCATGGTGCGTGACATCTGGGCGGACGGCCTGGTGGGTGCCAAGGACGGCATCAAGCAGACGGCGGAGTTCCGCACCCTCGCCGTCATCACCGAGCGCGGTGGTGGTCAGCGCTACGTGGGCCTGGACGTGACGGATCCGCGCGAGATGCTGAAGGTGGACGGCAAGCCCTTCCGCTGGATGTTCCCCAACGCGTGCGACCCCGTGTCGTCCTCCATGGGTCAGTCCTGGTCCAACTTCGCGCCCAAGCCGCCGCCCATCGGGCCGGTGCGCCTCGAGGCCCTCACCGGTCCCACGCCCAACACCACCCGTGGCTGGGAGGAGCGGTGGATCACCGTGCTCAACGGTGGCTACAGCCCGGACCTCTCGCGCGGCCGCGGCGTGTACATGGTGGACGCCTGGACGGGTGAGACGCTGTGGTCCGCCGAGGCCCACCCCACCAACAACGGCTCCACCACGCCCTACCAGGCCGTGCTCAACCACATGCAGCCCGTGGTGGCCTCGGCGTCCCTGGTGGACATCGGCAAGGCGGAGAACGTGCAGTACGACCTGGACGGCTTCTTCGACACGATGGTCGTCGGCGACATGGGCGGCCAGGTGTGGACGTTCCGCTTCTGGGAGCCGGGCAAGCTGGACGGCACCGGCCGGGTGACGAACTGGTTCGGCTCGCGCTCGCTGGAGATGGCGCGTGACGACGGCTCGTCCAACGGACCGCGCAACGCCTTCCAGAAGGCGCCCATCTTCCACGTGGCCTCCAACATCCTGCAGCCGGAGACGGGCTGGCTGCGCAGCTTCGTGGGTACGGGCGACCGCCAGCACATGCGCACCACGCCGGGCGCGGACTGCGGTCCGGACGACCTGCTGGCCTGCATCCGGCTCAAGTGCGACGTGAGGGCCGAGTTCTCCGGCGACGTCAACGGCAGGCGGCGCACCAACATCCTGCAGTACTCCGGTGGCCAGCTGGTGACCAACGATGAGAAGTGGAACGGCGCCGTGGAGGCGACGTGCGGCTCCTCGAAGATGGAGCTGACGAACCTCGACATCAGCTGCCCCGCCTCGTCGATCGGCAGCAGCACGTACGCGGCGACGACGAAGACCGAGTCCTCGTGCACCAAGTCCAGTGGCATGTGGACGTGCACCAAGGCCAACCTCAACACCAGCACGCACGGTGACCTGAAGCTGACCGATAGCGACAAGGCCCTGGTGGTGGGCAACCGCTACTTCGGCTTCCACTCGTACGGCGGCGCGGTGCGCAAGTTCAACAGCGAGGCCACCGCGGTCGCGTTCGACGGCCTGCGCGTGACGGACACGCCTGGCTTCGACTGCGGCACGGGCAAGGTCTGCTCCCTGATGGACGTCACCATTCCGGACAGCGCCTACCAGGAGTTCACTGACTCCTCGGGCAACATCCTGCGCTACCTGCCCGTGGGCGAGCTGCTCAAGTCCACGACGAAGCGCGGTCTGACGGAGGGACCGGGCTGGTTCGTCAGGTACAACGGTCTGCAGGAGCGCACGGCGGCCGGTTCCACCGTGCTCGCGGGCGTCGTCTTCTGGCCCAGCTTCGCGCCGTCCGCGGGTGTCGGTGCCGCGGCCTGCTCGCTGTCTGGCATCGGTGACATGTCCTACTCGTGGCAGGCGGACGTCATCACCGGTCTGCCGGATCAGTCCGAGGGCTTCCGGGTGATGGATGACACGGGCAAGCTGCTCGGGTACCTGCCCAACAAGGCGCGTCCGACGTCGGCGCCCCCGACCGAGGCTCCGCCCATCATCTCGCTGTCGAAGACGGGCGGCATCCGCTACGAGGTGGCGGTGACGAACCCGGGTGATGCGCCCAGGACCGAGAAGCTGCGCGACAAGAGCAACGTGACGCCGGACGTGTACTGGCTCGAGGTGCCGCGCAACCTGCACGAGTGCCGTCACGAGAACGCCGAGAACTGCGACTGAGTCCGGCGTGGTGGTGAGCCGGGCCTCCGACGAGGCCCGGTGAGCCCATCCCCTCTCCCCCCTGTGTGGGAGAGGGGATTTTCTTTTGCGGGAAGGGGGGAGGCCCCGAGGGCCTCCGGGGCTCAGGGTCCGACGATGGCGAGCGCGCCGCGCTCGAAGTCGATGAGCTGGCGGGCCACCGTGCGCACGTCCTCGGCCGTCACCGCCGCCACGCGGTCCGCGTAGTGGAGGAAGTTCTCCAGGCCCAGGTCGTAGCACGCGTCCAGCGCGAGCATCGCCGCGCGCGCGCCGTTGCGCTGCAGGCCGATCTCATGGGTGCCGATGAGGTGCTGTTTGGCGCGGGCGAGCTCTGCCTCGGGGATGGGCTCGTCGCGCACGCGGGCCAGCTCCTCGCGGATGCCGGCGAGCGCGGCCTCCACCTTCTCGGGGCTGGTGCCCATGTAGACGGCGAAGTAGCCGGGGTCCACGCCCTCCATGGAGAAGCTGCTGACGCTGTAGGCCATGGAGCGCTTGTCGCGCAGCTCCACGAAGAGGCGCCCGCCCTGGCCGCTCAACAGCGTGGAGAGCACCTCCAGCGCGTGCCGCCGGCCGTCGCCCACCCGCAGGCCCTGGAAGCCCAGTACGAGGTGCGTCTGCGCGCGCGCCAGCACCCGCTTGTCCGAGCGCGAGGACTCGGGGGGCGGCTCGAGCTGGATTCGTGGCGGAGGCACCGCACGGCCGCGGGACGTGCCAAAGGCCTCGTGCGCGAGGGCGAGCACCTCGTCCACCCTCACGTCGCCCACCACGCTCAGGATGAGCTGCGAGGGATCCATGTGCGCTGCGTGGTAGGCGCGCAGCGCGTCCGGCCCCAGCCTCTCCACCGAGGACTGCTCGCCGAGCGGAGACAGCCGGTACGGGTGCGAGCGGAAGAGGGTCCGGCCGAAGAGGTCGAACACCAGGCCACTGGGTTTGTCCTCGCGGGTGAGGATGTCCTGCAGCAGCAGGGCACGCTCACGCGTCACCTCGGCCTCGGGGAAGCTGGGGTTCAGGAGGCAGTCCGCGAAGAGACGGAAGGCCGCCTGGAAGTGGCGGGAGAGGAACTCGCCGCGCAGGCCCACCGAGTTGCGTCCGCCCTGGCCCGAGAGCGAGCCGGCGAAGCTGTCGATGAGGTGGGAGATCTCCTCCGCGTCGTGCGAGGGCGTGCCCCGGGTGATGCTGCGGCCGAGCAGCGTGGTGAGGCCGTTGGTCTCCGGCGTCTCGTAGCGCAGGCCGCCAGGGAAGGCGGCGCGCATGGCGAAGAGGGGGACGGCCCGCTCCTCGCGCACGAGGATGCGCGCTCCCGAGGGCAGCCGCTCCTGCACCACCTTGCCCGGAGAGGCCGGCGAGGTGCGGCCCATGCGCGGCGCGGGCTCGGTGGCGGAGGCCCTGGGGGCCCGGCGCTCGGGCGGGGCGGCGGGCGTCTCGCGCGACACCCGGTCCAATATCTCCTCGGCCTGCTCCGCGCCGAAGGAAGCGCCCTGGGGCATCAGTCCGGTGACGATGGTCTGGTCGAAGCGCAGGTAGCGCTCGGCCACCTCGCGGATGCGCTCGGGGGTGAGCCGGGCGATGGCCTCGTAGTAGCGCGCCTCCGCCTCCAGGTCCCCCATGGAGGACTGGTAGTGGCCCATCTTGCGCGCCAGGCCCTGCACCGTCTCGCGCTGGTAGACGGACTCGGCCTCGATGAGGGCCTTCACGGTGGCCAGCTCGTCCGCGGGCACCAGGCCCGTGCGCATGGCGGCCAGCACCCGCACCGTCTCCTCGAGCGCCTGCGGCAGCTTCGCGGGTGGCAGCGTGAGGCTGGTGGCGAAGAGGCCCGGATCCCTCGGCGTGTAGGCGTACGCGTGGACGTCGTTGACGAGGCTGCGCTTGCGCTTCACCTCCAGCACCAGCCGCGAGGCGTCCCCCTGGCCGGCGAGCATGGCCAGTGCGTCCAGCGCGGGCACGTCCGGGTGGTCCGCCTGGGGAATGAGGAAGGCGAGGTTGAGGTAGGCCTCCTTCACCTCGTCCGGACGCAGCATCACGCGGCGGCGGGCCACCTCGGGCTCGCGCGCACGGACCACGCCGCCCTCGTAGGGCCGGCCCCAGTCTCCGCCGAAGATGTCCTCCACCCACCGGCGCAGCTCCGCCTCGGTGAAGTCACCCGCGGCGGACAGCACCAGGTTCCGCGGGGTGTAGTGCCGCCGGTAGAACTCGAGCACCTTGTTCCGGTCGAAGCTGCGCACGCTCTCCGCGGTGCCGATGACGGGGAGGCGGTAGGGGTGCATCTGGTAGGCGGTGGAGAAGAGATCCCTCGAGGCGCGCCGGGCCGGGGTGTCCTGGCTGCGTTTGATCTCCTCGCACACCACCTCGATTTCGCGCGCCAGCTCGTCGGCGTCGAAGGCGGAGGAGCGGATGGCGTCGCCGAGGATGTCCAGCCCCATGCGGGCGAACTGGCTGGCGATGACGATGTGGTAGACCGTCTGGTCGAAGGACGTCCAGGCGTTGATCTCCCCGCCGTGGGCCTCCACGTCGCGGGCGATCTCCCCGGGGCCCCGGCGGGCGGTGCCCTTGAAGAGCATGTGCTCGTGCAGGTGCGCGAGCCCGGCCTGGTCGGGGCGCTCGTCGGCGCTGCCGGCCTTGACCCACACCTGGAAGGCGGCCACCCGGGCCGCGTGCTGCTCCTCGAAGACGACGGTGAGTCCGTTGGGAAGTGTGTAGCGCTGAGCCATGGAACGTCTGAACCTGTCACCGGCAGTGGGGGTAGGCAAGACGAGCCGGAGCCCTTTCCGACCAGTCCCTAACGCCCGGGGTGTTTCACCGCGACCCTGTTGTGAGCCTGGAAACCAGCCGGGAGGGCGGGATGCGCGGGAGCCGCGGAGGCCGCTGGAGAAGAGGGCTCGCGGACGTTAACCTCGGCGGGATGGGGTCGTCAGAGGAGATGGATCCGCTCGCGGAGCTGCGTGAAAGCCTGGTGGAGGAGGTGGCCGGGTCCTCGGACTCCACGGCCGCGCGTCCTCAGGCCCCGTCCGTGCCTCCTCCATTGCCGCCGCGCAAGGCCTCGCCCGCCACCCCGGCCGCCTTCAGACCCGCCATGTCCCTGCCGTCCGTGCAGGGGACCTCTCGGAGCGCCGAGCCCCCGGCCGCCACGGCGCGTCCGGTGGGGACGGCGGACCCCTTCTCCGAGCCGCCCGAGCCGCGCATGCCCCTGGGCAGCGCGCCGGAGGAGAAGCTCGAGCACTTCCGCGCGGTGGTGAAGCAGAAGACGGAGACGCTGACCCGCGCCCGGGCCCTGTACGAGGAGCGCGAGGCCGAGCTCCAGGCCCTGCGCGTCTCCGAGGCCACGCTGCGCAGGCAGCTGATGGAGGCGCGGGAGCAGCTCGCGGGGGTGAAGGAGCTGCCCGCGAAGCTGGAGCAGGCCTCGGCGGCGCTGGCTCGCGAGTCGGCGCGCACGGCGGCGGCCGAGGCGAAGGTGGCGGAGCTCGAGGGCGAGCTGCAGTTGGTGGAGGAGGACCGCAAGGACCTGTCGCGCTCGCTGGCCGAGGTGGAGGCGGAGCTGTCGCGCGTCACCAGCGAGCTGCAACACGAGCGGAGCTCGCGCGGCTCCATCGCCGAGGAGCTGGTGGGGGCGAAGGAGGCCCTGTCGCTGGCGCAGGACCGGGTGGCGGAGCTGGCCGCCGAGCGCGCCGAGATGCAGGGGGCGCTGGAGGCCGTCCGCGAGCAGTACCAGGCGAACCTGGCCGAGCTGGAGCGCACCGGCGAGGAGCTGCGGGAGCGGGAGCTCGCCGACGAGGAGCGGGCGGGCGGGGCGGAGCGGGTGGCCGAGCTGGAGGCGGAGGTCGCGTCGCTGAGGGAGGCCCTGGCGGCGAGCGAGGCCGAGGTGGTGCAGCTGCGCGACCGGATGGAGGCGGACGCGTCCGCGCTGGGCGAGGCGGCGGAGCAGGCCGAGACACAGGTGGCGGCGCTGCGGGCCGAGTTCGAGGCGGCGGAGGCGGATCGCAAGGATCTCTCCCGGTCGCTGGCGGACGTGGAGGCGGAGCTGGCGCGCGTGCAGGCCCAGGCGAAGGAGGAGGCGGAGTACACGGCGGCGGCCCAGTCCCGGGTGGTCGAGCTGGAGGCCGAGCTGAAGACGCTGGAATCGGACCGGCAGGATCTCTCCCGGGCGCTGGCGGACGTGGAGGCGGAGCTGGGCCGGGCGCGGGAGCAGGCGGAGCAGCGGGACGCGAGCGAGGCGGAGGAGGAGCTGGAGGTGGAGGAGCTGGACGCCGAGCGCCGGGCCCAGGAGGCCGAGGAGCAGGTGCTGCGGTTGCGGCAGCGGGTGACGATGCTGGAGGGCGCGCTGGAGGCCTCGCGAGGCAAGAACCCGGCGCCGGAGGCGGAGGCCCTGGTACGCGAGTCGTCCGAGGCGACCGCCGGGCTGGTGGCCGAGCGCGATCAGCTCAAGGAGGACGTGGCGGCGATGAAGCGCAAGCTGATGGCGGCGGAGACGGCCCTGGAGACGGCGGCCAGCTACAAGATGAAGCTGGCGCGGTTGGAGGCGCAGCTCGCGCAACTGCGCGGGGCGAAGTAGCGCGGAATGGACTTCGCGGGCCCCATCGATCCTCTCACCGGGACACCGGCGGCGCGCTTCGGGCTGTACGTGCACTTCCCGTACTGTCTGGCGAAGTGCCCGTACTGCGACTTCGCGGTGGCGGTGGTGCGGCAGGTCCCGGAGGAGCGCTACGCGCGCGCGGTGCTGGCGGAGCTGGACGCGCGGCTGGAGGCGGAGCCCTCGCTGCGCGGACGGACGTTGGAGTCCATCTTCCTCGGAGGCGGCACGCCATCCATCTGGCACCCTCGCTGGGTGGCGCACGTGCTGGAGGGCGTGGCGGCGCGGCTGACGGTGGCGCCGGGCGCGGAGATCTCCCTGGAGGCCAACCCGAGTGTCGCGGACGCCGAGCGCTTCGCGGGCTACCGGTCGGCCGGAGTCAACCGGCTCTCGCTGGGCGTGCAGTCCTTCCAGGACGAGACGCTGAAGGCGCTGGGGCGCGAGCACACCGGCACGCAGGCGGTGGCGGCATACGAGACGGCACGGCGGGCGGGCTTCGACGTGGTGTCCATGGACTTCATCTATGGCGTGCATGGACAGACGCGGGCGCAGGCGCAGGCGGACGCGCGTCAGGCCGCGGCACTGGAGCCCGAGCACCTGTCCACCTACGCGCTGACGGTGGAGCGCGAGTCGCTGGCGGTGGCCACGCCCCTGTCGAGGCAGCTCGACAAGGGGGAGCTGGCGCTGCCTCCGGACGAGGAGGTGGTGGAGATGACGAAGGCCATCCACGACGCCTACGCCGCGCACGGGCTGCGTCGCTATGAGATCTCCAACCACGCGCGTCCGGGGTTCCACTCACGGCACAACGCGCTCTACTGGACGGGGGGCGAGTACCTCGCGCTGGGCGTGGGAGCCACGGGGATGCTGCTCACGTCCAGGCCGGGTGAGCGGCCCGCGGGTTACCGCTACGTGGACCTGCGTGGCTCGGATGCGTACATGCGGGCGGCGGAGGAGGGGAAGCTTCCGGAGTCCAGTCGCGAGGAGCTGAGCCCCCAGGAGCTCTTCGAGGAGCGGCTGGCCATGGGGCTGCGGCTGCGCTCCGGGGTGGACTGGGAGGCGGTGTGCGCGCTCTACGGTCAGGACCCGGCGCCGCGCCGGGCGGAGGTGGCGCGGCTGGTCCAGCACGGGCTGGCGAGGCTCGAGGGCCGGCGCCTCGTGCTCACCGACGCGGGCGCGGACGTGCACAGCGCCATCAGCGCGCGGCTCTTGTAACTGGCGCTTGCCCATAGGAGCAACCGACATGGACAACCTGTTCGCGCTTCCGAATCCGTTGCCAGAGGAGGAGACGTTCGAGCCGCTCCTGCCGGACAGGGGCGTCCTCATCGAGCGCATCGTCTCCACGGGACAGGCTTCACCTCCCGGCCACTGGTACGACCAGGCGCGGGACGAGTGGGTCGTCCTCCTTCAGGGGCGCGCGAAGCTCGCCTGGGAGGACGGCCGGACCCGCGAGCTCGGTCCGGGCGATTACGCCTTCCTCCCCGCCCATGAACGGCACCGCGTGGAGTGGACCTCCCGCGAGCCTCCGTGCATCTGGCTCGCCGTGCACGGAGACTTGCGCGGCGTCAGGGGCTGACCTGCCCGCGTGGGGGAGGGGCGGTCTGCTTGGGAGCGCGCGGGAGTGGGGGCGGAACGGGCGTCACCAGCTCCACGCGTCCCTCACGGTAGAGGGCGGTGACCTTGCCTCCGCGAATCTCCAGCGCGGAGACGTGGCGGCCGTAGCCGGTGCTCAGGCCGGTGTCGATGAACACCGCCTTGCCTCCGAAGCGGGTACGGACCTTCCCATCGCGGTCGGTGGTGTGCCCCATCACCATCCGCTTCGCGCCGAACCGCTTCAGCACCTCGTCGAGCGCGAGCCCCGCGCCCTGCTCCTCGCCCAGCGCGTAGCCGCGGAACCACAGCGGCCCCTGCGGATTCGCCGCGCCGCCAGGCGGATTGCCGGGGAACAGATCTTGCCGCACCCAGCGGTTGAGCTCGGCCAGGGTCTTCGCGGGGACCTGCGGCGAGACTCCACCGTGCACGAAGAGCGTGTCGTCGATGCGCACCACCGCCGGGTGCCGGCGCAGCCACTGGCCGTAGCGTCCGGTCGGCCCGTACGCCGCGCGATGCCCGTCGAACCCGCGCGGCGAGCCGGACGTCTCCGGCCCGGTGGCCTGGTCCGCGAACGAGGCCAGCTCGCCCGGGGAGACGTAGCGCAGGTCCCCGAGCATGTTCATCACCTCGTGGTTGCCCAGCAGCGCGTGCACCCGGCCGCCCGCCGCGAGCGCCTCGCCCTCCAGCCGCATCAGCAGCTCGAAGGCCTCGCGGGTCTTCTCCCCGCGATCCGGGATGTCCCCCGTCTGCACCAGGTGCGTCTTGCCGCCACTCCAGCGCCCCTTGTCATCGAGCAGGCCCGCCAGCCGCAGCGCTTCCTTCAGCGCGTCCACGTCGCCGTGCACGTCCCCCACCGCCACCACACGCTCCACGCCGGAGAAGGTGTCGGGGACCGCGTCCTCCAGATGGGGTGGAGCCGGAGTGGCCGGCGCGGAGGGCGCCGCCGCCAGCAGCAGCGGGACGAGCAAGGGAACCAGGAGTCGACGGGGAGCGGGAGGGGGACAGGACACGATGCTTGCCTCGGGTGGAGACCCTCACCCTAACCCTCTCCCAGAGGGAGAGGGGATTTGAAACGGAAGCGGGGGGGGGGGGGGGGGGGGGGGGGGGGGGGGGGGGCCCCGCCCCCCCCCGCTTCTACCCGGCCGTGTGCCGGGGACCGTAGGAGACGGGGTTACCTGGCCTGCCCGCCCTCGTCGCCGGTCACCTTCAGGATGTTGAACTCCACGCGGCGGTTGTTCTCACGGCCGGCCGACGTCTTGTTGGTGTCCACGGGCTTCGTCTCCCCGAAGCCCACCGCCTCGAGGCGCTCCGCGGCGATGCCCTCACGGATGAGGAAGGCGCGCACGTTGTTCGCGCGGCGCTGTGACAGCTTCAGGTTGCTGGCGTCGTTGCCCTGGTCGTCCGTGTGGCCTTCCACGCGCAGCTTCTCGATCTGCGGGTTGGCGCGCAGCACCGTCCCCACCTGCTTCAGCAGGTCGAAGGACTTGGGAAGGATGACGTCCTTGGCCGTGGCGAAGTAGACCTTCTCCAGGATGACGATGCGGTTGGCCTCCAGGCGCACCTTGGACTTGCCCTCGTCGGGGCAGCCGTCGTCGTCCTTCACGCCGTTGATGACCTCGGGCTGGTTGGGGCACTGGTCCTCCCAGTCCGGCACGCCGTCCTTGTCGTTGTCCGGATCCGGGCAGCCGTCGGTGTCCTGGAAGCCGTCCACGTCCTCGGCGGCGCTCGGGCACTTGTCCTTGTCGTCCGTGAGGCCGTCCTTGTCCGAGTCCGCGGGCGGAACCTCGTCCGGGCAGCCGTCGTCGTCCTGGACACCGTTCTTCGTCTCGGGCTGCAGGGGGCACTTGTCCTGCGTGTCGACGATGCCATCCGCGTCGTTGTCGGGGTCGGGGCAGCCGTCCTCATCCTCGAAGCCGTCCACGTCCTCGGCGCCAGCCGGGCACTTGTCCTGGTCGTCCGTGAGCGCATCCCCATCCGTGTTGGCGGGAGGGGGCGGGGCGTGCTCACCGGGCTGCGTCCAGTCGATGCCGGCGAAGACGCGGAAGCCCGGCGTGCCGTAGCCGCGGGTGATGCCCGGGCCACCGCCCACGTGGGCCGCCAGACCCGGGTTGATGCGGTACTGCACCGCCGCGAGGAACTCCAGCGGACGCTCCTCCATGTCCTGGTCCGTCAGCCCGAACGCGCCGGCGAGGTTGGCCCGGAGCGCGAGCTTCTCGGAGAGGGGCACCTGGGCGCCCACCGCGTACATCAGCTCGTTGCCCGTGCGCAGGTTGCGCACCTGCTCCGCGCGCTGGAGGTTGGCGCCCACGTTGGCCACCAGCCGCAGGCCGTTGTCGTTGCCCCACTCGGCGATGAGCTGGGGCCGGACGCCCACGCTCGAGCCGCCGCGAAAGGCCTTGCCGCCCGCGCTGGGAAACAGCACGGGGACGACGACACCCAGGTCGAACCGGCCCGCGGACAGCAGGTGCGCCTTGGGCACCAGCCGCACGTCACCCAGGCCCGCGCCGGTCACCCCCTGCTGGAGGGCCGGCGAGGGGGAGGGGCCGCTCTGCGAGGCCTGGTACGTGATGGGCAGCGCGACGCCCAGCTCGAACCGGTCCCACAGGGAGAGGGAGCCCATCAGGTCCAGCGTCATCTGGTGGGCGACGATCTGGTAGATGAAGTCGTCCTGACGGGGGTCGAGGAAGCCCAGCGGGTCGCTCGCGTAGTTGAGCGAGGCCCCCAGGTGCCAGCCGAGGTGGCCGTCCACCTTGGCGCCGGAGACACCGAGGATGTCGGTGGCGCCAGGGCCGGGCTTGTAGCGCTGCACGTCGACGGACTGGGACAGCGGGGAGGAGGCCGGAGCCTGGGCGTCCGCCGCCGGAGCGGACAGCACGCCCAGGAGGCCCATCAGCCCGCCGGCCACCGCGGTGCCACGGCGCGAGGAGCGCCGCGAGCCCATCAGCGGCACGGCGAGCAGCAGCGCCGCCAGCCACACCAGGGGCGAGCCACCCGAGGTGCTGCAACCACGGCCGGCCACGATGAGGTCGTCCATGTCGTCCAGCGGGTTGGTGTTGCTCTTCACCTCGTCACCGTCCTTGACGCCACCGTGGTCGGTGTCGGGGTCCCTCGGGTCGGTCTCTCCGGACTCGAAGAGGCCGTTCTGGTTGCTGTCCTCGTCGCCGTCCTGGAGGCCGTCCTTGTCGGTGTCCACGTCGTTCGGGTCGGTCTCGTCGGACTCGAAGCGGCCATTGTGGCTGCGGTCCTCGTCGCCGTCCTTGATGCCGTCGTTGTCGGTGTCGGGGTTCTTCGGATTGGTGGTGGTGGACGGATCCTCGTCCGGCACGAAGTCCGGCGAGTTGAGGTCGGTGCCCGCGGGAGCGGTGTCGCGTGTCACGCCCAACTCGGTGCCGTCCTTGATGCCGTCGTTGTCGCTGTCCGGGTCACGCGCGTCGATGAGGCCGTCCCCGTCCGTGTCCGTGAGACCATCCTTGCCATCGGGCACGCCATCGTTGTCGGTGTCCGAGTCGTTCGGGTCGAGACCCCGATCGACTTCGATGACGTCGGGTACGCCGTCACCATCGGTGTCCTTGTCATCCCTGGCATCGTTCGGGTTGGTCTCACCCTGGTCGATGCGGCCGTTGTGGTTCTTGTCCTCGTCGCCGTCCTTGACGCCACCGTGGTCGGTGTCGGAGTCGAGCGGGTTCGTCGTGGTGCTCGGGTCCGCGTCGGGGATGAAGATGCCTGTGTCGGTACCGTTGCCCTGGGGCGAGGTGAGGCCCGACTCGGTGCCGTCCTGGATGCCGTCGCCATCCGTGTCGCGGTTGCGCGGGTCGGTCTCGCCGGCGTCCACCTTACCGTTGTGGTTCTTGTCCTCGTTGCCATCGGTGATGCCGTCGTCGTCGGAGTCGGCGTCGAGCGGGTTCGTCGTGGTGCTCGGGTCCGCGTCGGGGACGAAGACATTCGTGTTGGTACCGGAGCCCTGGGGCGAGGTGAGGCCCGACTCGGTGCCGTCCTGGATGCCGTCGCCGTCCGTGTCAGGGTTGCGCGGATCGGTCTCGCCGGGGTCCACCTTGCCGTCGTGGTTCTTGTCCTCGTTGCCGTCGGTGATGCCGTCGTCGTCGGAGTCGGCGTCGTTCGGGTTGGTGCCGTTGGCCGTCTCGATGGTGTCGGGGATTCCGTCACCGTCGGAGTCATTGCTGGAGCGGTTGACCGTCCAAGTATAGCTCTCGGGAGTGGGATCGACGAGACCGGTGCTCGGGTCCTTGGCGCGTACCCTGAAGGTGTGGGAGCCATTGCTCAGGTCCGTGAACTTCCACGGGCTGGTGCACGCCGCCCAGGCGCCGTTATCGAGGCTGCACTCGAACGTGGCGCCGCTCGTGGGCGAGGTGAACGTGAAGGTGTCCGAGGTGCCCGTGCTGACGGACGGCGGAGTTCCGGTGAGCTGGGTTTCCGGTGGGGTAGGGGTCGTATTCCCGACGGTGAAGGTGCGGGGCTGCGTGACGAGGATGTTGCCCATCGTGTCGGTCGCCACGGCTTCGATCGTGTGCGAGCCATCCGCCAGCGGGGTGGTGGGCGTGCAGCTCCAGTTGCCGTTGGCATCCGCGACGGTGGAGCACAGGGGCTTGCCGCCTTCGTAGACGGTGACGCTGCTGCCCGGGTCGGCCGTACCCGAGATGGGCGGCGTGTGGTTGCTCGTGGTCGAGCCCTGGGTGGGGGTGAGG from Archangium lipolyticum carries:
- a CDS encoding M16 family metallopeptidase, coding for MAQRYTLPNGLTVVFEEQHAARVAAFQVWVKAGSADERPDQAGLAHLHEHMLFKGTARRGPGEIARDVEAHGGEINAWTSFDQTVYHIVIASQFARMGLDILGDAIRSSAFDADELAREIEVVCEEIKRSQDTPARRASRDLFSTAYQMHPYRLPVIGTAESVRSFDRNKVLEFYRRHYTPRNLVLSAAGDFTEAELRRWVEDIFGGDWGRPYEGGVVRAREPEVARRRVMLRPDEVKEAYLNLAFLIPQADHPDVPALDALAMLAGQGDASRLVLEVKRKRSLVNDVHAYAYTPRDPGLFATSLTLPPAKLPQALEETVRVLAAMRTGLVPADELATVKALIEAESVYQRETVQGLARKMGHYQSSMGDLEAEARYYEAIARLTPERIREVAERYLRFDQTIVTGLMPQGASFGAEQAEEILDRVSRETPAAPPERRAPRASATEPAPRMGRTSPASPGKVVQERLPSGARILVREERAVPLFAMRAAFPGGLRYETPETNGLTTLLGRSITRGTPSHDAEEISHLIDSFAGSLSGQGGRNSVGLRGEFLSRHFQAAFRLFADCLLNPSFPEAEVTRERALLLQDILTREDKPSGLVFDLFGRTLFRSHPYRLSPLGEQSSVERLGPDALRAYHAAHMDPSQLILSVVGDVRVDEVLALAHEAFGTSRGRAVPPPRIQLEPPPESSRSDKRVLARAQTHLVLGFQGLRVGDGRRHALEVLSTLLSGQGGRLFVELRDKRSMAYSVSSFSMEGVDPGYFAVYMGTSPEKVEAALAGIREELARVRDEPIPEAELARAKQHLIGTHEIGLQRNGARAAMLALDACYDLGLENFLHYADRVAAVTAEDVRTVARQLIDFERGALAIVGP
- a CDS encoding coiled-coil domain-containing protein, with product MDPLAELRESLVEEVAGSSDSTAARPQAPSVPPPLPPRKASPATPAAFRPAMSLPSVQGTSRSAEPPAATARPVGTADPFSEPPEPRMPLGSAPEEKLEHFRAVVKQKTETLTRARALYEEREAELQALRVSEATLRRQLMEAREQLAGVKELPAKLEQASAALARESARTAAAEAKVAELEGELQLVEEDRKDLSRSLAEVEAELSRVTSELQHERSSRGSIAEELVGAKEALSLAQDRVAELAAERAEMQGALEAVREQYQANLAELERTGEELRERELADEERAGGAERVAELEAEVASLREALAASEAEVVQLRDRMEADASALGEAAEQAETQVAALRAEFEAAEADRKDLSRSLADVEAELARVQAQAKEEAEYTAAAQSRVVELEAELKTLESDRQDLSRALADVEAELGRAREQAEQRDASEAEEELEVEELDAERRAQEAEEQVLRLRQRVTMLEGALEASRGKNPAPEAEALVRESSEATAGLVAERDQLKEDVAAMKRKLMAAETALETAASYKMKLARLEAQLAQLRGAK
- the hemW gene encoding radical SAM family heme chaperone HemW, translating into MDFAGPIDPLTGTPAARFGLYVHFPYCLAKCPYCDFAVAVVRQVPEERYARAVLAELDARLEAEPSLRGRTLESIFLGGGTPSIWHPRWVAHVLEGVAARLTVAPGAEISLEANPSVADAERFAGYRSAGVNRLSLGVQSFQDETLKALGREHTGTQAVAAYETARRAGFDVVSMDFIYGVHGQTRAQAQADARQAAALEPEHLSTYALTVERESLAVATPLSRQLDKGELALPPDEEVVEMTKAIHDAYAAHGLRRYEISNHARPGFHSRHNALYWTGGEYLALGVGATGMLLTSRPGERPAGYRYVDLRGSDAYMRAAEEGKLPESSREELSPQELFEERLAMGLRLRSGVDWEAVCALYGQDPAPRRAEVARLVQHGLARLEGRRLVLTDAGADVHSAISARLL
- a CDS encoding cupin domain-containing protein; this encodes MDNLFALPNPLPEEETFEPLLPDRGVLIERIVSTGQASPPGHWYDQARDEWVVLLQGRAKLAWEDGRTRELGPGDYAFLPAHERHRVEWTSREPPCIWLAVHGDLRGVRG
- a CDS encoding metallophosphoesterase, encoding MSCPPPAPRRLLVPLLVPLLLAAAPSAPATPAPPHLEDAVPDTFSGVERVVAVGDVHGDVDALKEALRLAGLLDDKGRWSGGKTHLVQTGDIPDRGEKTREAFELLMRLEGEALAAGGRVHALLGNHEVMNMLGDLRYVSPGELASFADQATGPETSGSPRGFDGHRAAYGPTGRYGQWLRRHPAVVRIDDTLFVHGGVSPQVPAKTLAELNRWVRQDLFPGNPPGGAANPQGPLWFRGYALGEEQGAGLALDEVLKRFGAKRMVMGHTTDRDGKVRTRFGGKAVFIDTGLSTGYGRHVSALEIRGGKVTALYREGRVELVTPVPPPLPRAPKQTAPPPRGQVSP